In Pseudomonas nunensis, a single window of DNA contains:
- a CDS encoding HU family DNA-binding protein has product MALTKDQLIADIAEAIDAPKTTARNALDQLGQIVADQLENGGEITLPGIGKLKVTERPARTGRNPSTGAAIEIAAKKVIKLVVAKGLTDAVNK; this is encoded by the coding sequence ATGGCTCTTACTAAAGACCAACTGATCGCCGACATCGCTGAAGCTATCGACGCGCCAAAAACCACCGCGCGTAACGCTCTGGACCAACTGGGCCAAATCGTTGCCGATCAGCTGGAAAACGGCGGCGAAATCACTCTGCCAGGTATCGGCAAACTGAAAGTGACCGAGCGTCCTGCCCGTACCGGCCGTAACCCTTCGACTGGCGCTGCCATCGAAATCGCTGCCAAGAAAGTTATCAAGCTGGTTGTGGCCAAAGGCCTGACCGACGCTGTTAACAAGTAA
- the yejK gene encoding nucleoid-associated protein YejK: protein MPIRHCIVHLIDKKPDGTPAVLHARDSELAESTAIENMLADLNESYNAKQGKAWGFFHAESGAHPFSGWLKEYLDGGKDFTAFSRVAVEHLQKLMEESNLSVGGHVLFAHYQQGMTDYLAIALLHHSEGVAVTEELDVTASRHLDLGQLHLAARINVSEWQNNKQSKQYISFIKGKNGKKVSEYFRDFIGCQEGVDGPGETRTLLKAFSDFVESEDLPEESAREKTKTLVDYASSQAKLGEPMGLEELSELIDEERPKAFYDHIRNKDYGLSPEIPADKRTLNQFRRFTGRAEGLSISFEAHLLGSKIEYDEEAGTLIIKGLPTQLTDQLKRRN, encoded by the coding sequence ATGCCGATCCGTCATTGCATCGTCCACCTGATCGACAAAAAACCCGACGGCACACCTGCGGTTCTTCACGCTCGCGACTCCGAACTGGCGGAGTCCACGGCCATCGAGAACATGCTCGCCGACCTCAACGAGAGCTACAACGCCAAACAAGGCAAGGCCTGGGGTTTCTTCCATGCCGAGTCCGGGGCGCATCCGTTCAGCGGCTGGCTGAAGGAATACCTCGACGGCGGCAAGGATTTCACGGCGTTCAGCCGTGTGGCGGTGGAACACCTGCAAAAGCTGATGGAAGAGTCGAATCTCTCTGTGGGCGGCCACGTGCTGTTCGCGCATTACCAGCAGGGCATGACCGATTACCTGGCCATCGCCCTCCTGCACCACAGTGAAGGGGTTGCCGTGACGGAGGAGCTGGACGTGACAGCCTCGCGCCACCTGGACCTCGGCCAGTTGCACCTCGCGGCGCGGATCAACGTGTCCGAGTGGCAGAACAACAAGCAGTCCAAGCAGTACATTTCGTTTATCAAAGGCAAGAACGGGAAAAAGGTTTCGGAGTATTTCCGCGACTTCATCGGCTGCCAGGAAGGTGTCGACGGCCCCGGCGAAACCCGCACTTTGCTCAAGGCCTTCAGCGATTTCGTTGAAAGCGAAGATTTGCCGGAAGAATCCGCCCGCGAGAAGACCAAGACCCTGGTGGATTACGCCAGCAGCCAGGCCAAACTCGGCGAGCCGATGGGCCTGGAAGAACTCTCGGAGTTGATCGACGAAGAACGCCCGAAGGCGTTCTACGATCACATCCGCAACAAGGATTACGGCCTGTCCCCGGAGATTCCGGCGGATAAGCGCACCCTCAACCAGTTCCGTCGCTTCACCGGGCGCGCCGAAGGGCTGTCCATCAGCTTTGAAGCGCACCTGCTGGGCTCGAAGATCGAATACGACGAAGAAGCCGGCACGCTGATCATCAAGGGCTTGCCGACCCAACTCACCGACCAGCTCAAGCGACGCAACTGA
- a CDS encoding glutaredoxin family protein, giving the protein MLNGILKKFLLILLVVVVYQNWGKIERYLHPAQVVSEQTQAKANVVLYATDWCGYCKLTRRFLDQKGIPYKEFDIEKDAVARKAYEALGGRGIPLIDVNGTLIRGYDPDEILAALK; this is encoded by the coding sequence ATGCTCAACGGCATCCTGAAGAAATTCCTGCTGATCCTGCTGGTGGTCGTGGTTTACCAGAACTGGGGCAAGATCGAGCGCTACCTCCACCCGGCGCAAGTGGTGTCCGAGCAGACCCAGGCCAAGGCCAATGTCGTGCTCTACGCCACCGACTGGTGTGGCTACTGCAAGCTGACACGGCGCTTTCTCGACCAGAAAGGCATTCCGTACAAGGAATTCGATATCGAGAAGGATGCCGTGGCGCGCAAGGCCTATGAAGCGCTAGGCGGGCGTGGGATACCGTTGATCGATGTGAACGGGACGTTGATTCGCGGCTATGACCCCGACGAAATCCTTGCCGCACTGAAATAA
- a CDS encoding glutathione S-transferase family protein codes for MSELILHNYPTSPFAEKARLLLGFKGLSWRSVKISPVMPKPDLTALTGGYRKTPVLQIGADIYCDTALIARRLEQEKALPAFFPEGQEMIAATFATWVDSVVFQHAVSLVFQPESVAVRFGKLPPEAIKAFLADRAGLFSGGSARKLSAEQALHQWPTIMGRLELQLQREQGDFLFGEPSIADFSLAHCLWFLKATPVTAPLVDAYPAVSAWFGRVMGFGHGAFSEMTAEEALEVSRNATPSALPDEAFDEPNGFEAGQQVVIAATDYGCDPVVGELVFAGREELILRREDERAGVVHVHFPRFGFRIEKR; via the coding sequence ATGTCAGAGCTGATTCTTCACAACTACCCGACTTCCCCCTTCGCCGAAAAGGCCCGCCTGCTGCTGGGTTTCAAAGGGCTGTCGTGGCGCTCGGTGAAGATCTCGCCGGTGATGCCGAAACCTGACCTGACCGCGCTGACCGGTGGCTATCGCAAGACGCCGGTGTTGCAGATCGGTGCCGATATTTATTGCGATACCGCATTGATCGCCCGGCGTCTGGAACAGGAAAAAGCCTTGCCGGCGTTTTTCCCGGAAGGTCAGGAAATGATCGCCGCGACCTTCGCCACGTGGGTCGATTCGGTGGTTTTCCAACATGCGGTGAGCCTGGTGTTCCAGCCGGAATCAGTCGCGGTGCGCTTCGGCAAGTTGCCGCCGGAAGCGATCAAGGCCTTCCTGGCCGATCGCGCCGGGTTGTTCAGCGGTGGCAGTGCGAGGAAGTTGTCGGCGGAACAGGCGCTGCACCAGTGGCCGACGATCATGGGACGCCTGGAATTGCAGCTTCAGCGTGAGCAGGGTGATTTTCTGTTCGGCGAGCCATCGATTGCCGATTTTTCACTGGCGCATTGTTTGTGGTTTCTCAAGGCCACACCTGTCACTGCGCCATTGGTTGATGCGTATCCGGCGGTGTCGGCGTGGTTCGGGCGGGTGATGGGGTTTGGTCATGGCGCGTTCAGCGAGATGACGGCCGAGGAGGCACTGGAGGTGTCGCGCAATGCCACGCCCTCTGCGTTGCCGGATGAAGCGTTCGACGAGCCTAACGGCTTTGAGGCGGGCCAGCAGGTGGTGATTGCGGCGACCGATTATGGCTGTGATCCGGTGGTCGGTGAGCTGGTGTTTGCGGGACGTGAGGAATTGATTTTGCGGCGCGAAGATGAGCGTGCGGGTGTGGTGCATGTGCACTTTCCGCGGTTTGGGTTCCGTATCGAAAAACGCTGA
- a CDS encoding GIY-YIG nuclease family protein, whose translation MNTLSESPVLAVELMPASKPWFVYLVRAANGSLYCGISDDPVRRFAKHQSGKGARFFLSSPAMALVYTELCRDKSEALRQERLIKKLKKSAKECLVLTYQSD comes from the coding sequence GTGAACACCCTGAGCGAATCTCCCGTCCTTGCCGTCGAACTGATGCCTGCCAGCAAACCCTGGTTCGTCTACCTCGTTCGCGCGGCCAATGGTTCGCTCTACTGCGGGATCAGCGACGATCCGGTGCGCCGCTTTGCCAAGCACCAAAGCGGCAAGGGCGCGCGGTTTTTCCTTTCCAGCCCGGCCATGGCGCTGGTCTACACCGAACTCTGTCGCGATAAAAGCGAAGCGCTGCGCCAGGAACGGTTGATCAAGAAGCTCAAGAAAAGCGCCAAGGAATGCCTGGTGCTGACTTATCAATCTGACTGA
- a CDS encoding nuclear transport factor 2 family protein, whose amino-acid sequence MSDAHNALITRFYQAFQRLDAEAMAACYTDDVVFSDPAFGELRGRDAGDMWRMLTTRAKDFSLTFDNVRSDERTGGAHWVATYLFSQTGNTVVNDIQARFVFRDGKICEHHDSFDLWRWSRQALGTKGLLLGWTPLVRNAVRAQALKGLKAFQASR is encoded by the coding sequence ATGAGCGATGCCCACAACGCCTTGATCACCCGTTTCTACCAGGCCTTCCAGCGGCTGGATGCCGAGGCGATGGCCGCTTGCTACACCGACGATGTGGTGTTCAGTGATCCGGCGTTCGGTGAGTTGCGCGGCCGCGATGCCGGTGACATGTGGCGCATGCTCACGACCCGTGCGAAAGACTTTTCCCTGACCTTCGATAACGTGCGCAGCGATGAGCGTACGGGCGGCGCCCATTGGGTGGCGACGTATCTGTTCAGCCAGACCGGCAACACCGTGGTCAACGACATCCAGGCGCGCTTTGTGTTTCGCGATGGCAAGATTTGCGAGCACCACGACAGCTTCGACCTGTGGCGTTGGTCGCGTCAGGCGCTGGGCACCAAAGGCCTGTTGTTGGGCTGGACGCCGCTGGTGCGCAACGCCGTTCGCGCCCAGGCCTTGAAGGGGCTGAAGGCATTCCAGGCCAGTCGCTGA
- a CDS encoding CynX/NimT family MFS transporter, whose protein sequence is MNLETENSMPANPSNLPQPKRTSELEELLIDAEADDEQVQQSHPILRRPWLLLLGLILVALNLRPALSSMAPMLSEVSKTLGLSAAEAGLLTTLPVLCLGLFAPLAPLLARRFGAERVVLGILLVLAGGIILRSSFGEIGLFAGSVLAGASIGVIGVLLPGIVKRDFPKQAGTMTGVYTMALCLGAAMAAGATVPLSEHFDKSWVLGLGFWAVPAVVAAIFWLPQVGQKHGSHNVAYRVRGLLRDPLAWQVTLYMGLQSSLAYIVFGWLPSILIGRGLTPTQAGLVLSGSVIIQLASSLAAPWLATRGKDQRLAIVIVMLLTLGGLFGCLYAPIEGLWGWAILLGLGQGGTFSLALTLIVLRSRDSHVAANLSSMAQGFGYTLASMGPFAVGIVHDLTGGWNALGWIFGIIGLGAIIAGLGAGRSLYVQVNSEKV, encoded by the coding sequence ATGAACCTTGAAACCGAGAATTCCATGCCTGCCAATCCCAGCAACCTCCCACAACCCAAGCGCACGTCGGAGCTCGAAGAGCTGCTGATCGATGCCGAGGCCGATGACGAACAGGTCCAGCAAAGTCACCCGATTCTGCGCCGGCCATGGCTGTTGCTGCTGGGGCTGATCCTGGTGGCGCTGAACCTGCGTCCGGCGCTGTCGAGCATGGCGCCGATGCTCAGCGAGGTGTCGAAGACCCTCGGTTTATCGGCGGCTGAAGCCGGTTTGCTGACCACGTTGCCGGTGCTCTGCCTAGGCTTGTTCGCGCCACTGGCGCCGCTCCTGGCCCGGCGCTTTGGCGCTGAGCGCGTGGTGCTGGGGATTTTGCTGGTGTTGGCTGGCGGGATCATCCTGCGCAGTTCCTTCGGTGAAATCGGCCTGTTTGCCGGCAGTGTGTTGGCCGGGGCCAGCATCGGTGTGATTGGCGTGTTGCTGCCCGGCATCGTCAAACGCGACTTCCCGAAACAGGCCGGCACCATGACCGGCGTCTACACCATGGCCCTGTGCCTGGGCGCGGCGATGGCGGCGGGGGCGACCGTGCCGTTGAGTGAACATTTCGACAAGAGCTGGGTGCTGGGTCTGGGTTTCTGGGCGGTGCCGGCAGTGGTCGCGGCGATTTTCTGGTTGCCGCAAGTGGGGCAGAAACACGGCTCGCATAACGTCGCCTATCGGGTTCGCGGCCTGTTGCGCGATCCATTGGCTTGGCAAGTGACGCTTTATATGGGCCTGCAATCGTCCCTGGCCTACATCGTGTTCGGCTGGTTGCCGTCGATCCTGATCGGCCGTGGACTGACGCCGACCCAGGCAGGTCTCGTACTTTCGGGCTCGGTAATCATCCAGTTGGCCAGTTCGTTGGCTGCGCCGTGGCTTGCAACGCGCGGTAAAGACCAGCGACTGGCGATTGTCATCGTGATGTTGCTGACCCTCGGCGGCTTGTTCGGCTGTCTCTACGCGCCGATCGAAGGTCTGTGGGGCTGGGCAATCCTGCTGGGCCTGGGGCAGGGCGGCACGTTCAGTCTGGCGCTGACCCTGATCGTGTTGCGCTCGCGGGATTCCCACGTGGCCGCCAACCTGTCGAGCATGGCCCAGGGTTTCGGTTACACACTGGCGTCCATGGGGCCGTTTGCCGTCGGCATCGTCCACGACTTGACCGGCGGCTGGAATGCGCTGGGCTGGATCTTCGGCATCATCGGTCTCGGCGCGATCATCGCCGGCCTCGGCGCCGGGCGTTCGCTGTACGTTCAGGTGAACAGCGAAAAAGTCTGA
- a CDS encoding FadR/GntR family transcriptional regulator has translation MSDISPLVKRSLVDQALDQLRLRITRGVWTVGQRLPTEPELSAELGISRNTVREAMRVLAFSGLIEIRQGDGSYLRAVIDPLDTMKALSQCTHEQARETRHILEVEAIGLAALRRTDEDLVALREALGVSGSHYHGDLDSYIACDLVFHRRLVDAAHNPTLSELYRYFSSIVGAQLRQSLNIFPRRQEVFDLHIELLDAVEQRDPERAKALSRQLINEP, from the coding sequence ATGTCAGACATTTCTCCACTCGTTAAGCGATCCCTGGTCGATCAGGCCCTGGACCAGTTGCGCCTGCGCATTACCCGAGGCGTCTGGACCGTTGGCCAGCGTTTACCCACCGAGCCCGAGCTGTCCGCCGAGCTGGGCATCAGCCGCAACACCGTGCGTGAAGCCATGCGCGTGTTGGCGTTTTCCGGGTTGATCGAGATCCGCCAGGGCGACGGCAGTTACCTGCGGGCGGTGATCGATCCGCTCGACACCATGAAAGCCTTGTCGCAATGCACGCATGAACAGGCCCGGGAAACCCGGCACATTCTGGAAGTCGAGGCCATTGGCCTGGCTGCCTTGCGCCGCACTGATGAAGACTTGGTCGCATTGCGCGAAGCCTTGGGCGTCAGCGGCAGTCATTACCATGGCGATCTCGATAGCTACATCGCCTGCGACCTGGTGTTCCACCGCCGTCTGGTGGACGCCGCGCACAACCCGACCCTCAGCGAGCTGTATCGCTATTTCTCCAGCATCGTCGGCGCGCAATTGCGCCAGAGCCTGAACATTTTCCCGCGACGCCAAGAGGTGTTCGATCTGCATATCGAACTGCTGGATGCCGTCGAGCAACGCGACCCGGAACGGGCCAAAGCCCTGTCGAGGCAGTTGATCAATGAACCTTGA
- a CDS encoding type II toxin-antitoxin system MqsR family toxin, with product MEKNTPHYALSVIKDEVRRQGAKAFTHVALSSGKRMGLALRDMESVICSLERRMLYKSMTCYTDHRNWQDVYHTNFHDMELYIKVTYCSNGGPPVISFKEKQV from the coding sequence ATGGAAAAGAACACGCCCCACTACGCCTTGTCCGTCATTAAGGATGAGGTCCGCAGGCAAGGAGCCAAAGCGTTTACACACGTCGCATTGAGTTCCGGCAAGCGAATGGGATTGGCCCTGCGAGATATGGAGTCAGTCATTTGTTCGCTGGAGCGCCGGATGCTCTACAAGTCGATGACGTGCTACACCGATCACCGAAACTGGCAAGACGTCTACCACACAAACTTTCACGACATGGAGCTCTACATCAAAGTGACCTACTGCTCCAACGGAGGGCCCCCTGTGATCTCTTTCAAGGAGAAACAAGTATGA
- a CDS encoding type II toxin-antitoxin system MqsA family antitoxin yields the protein MNTRQCMSCGAHDAMQHFEGRSLSVDYKNVSRWVHDIAGWECKVCSEIIFDNDTDSAERYSDVGDKLLKDCFQIMGTEMKRIRRKLHLTQKEAVKLLSGAGHNAFSRYERGELQPPQALFTLMRLLDRHPHLLVEIQAMNEGTDLKRLLAARFPEQETVLAS from the coding sequence ATGAACACGCGGCAATGCATGAGTTGTGGCGCTCACGACGCAATGCAACATTTCGAAGGTCGCAGTCTCAGTGTCGACTACAAGAACGTTTCACGATGGGTGCACGATATAGCCGGCTGGGAGTGCAAGGTCTGCAGTGAAATCATTTTTGATAACGATACCGACAGCGCCGAGCGCTACTCCGACGTTGGCGACAAATTGCTCAAAGATTGTTTTCAGATCATGGGCACCGAGATGAAACGCATCCGACGCAAACTGCACCTCACGCAAAAGGAAGCGGTGAAACTGCTTTCCGGCGCTGGGCACAACGCGTTTTCACGATACGAGCGCGGCGAACTGCAACCGCCTCAAGCGTTGTTTACGCTGATGCGCTTGCTGGATCGTCATCCTCACTTGCTGGTTGAAATACAAGCGATGAACGAAGGCACTGACTTGAAACGGCTACTGGCCGCACGCTTTCCGGAACAGGAAACGGTGTTGGCGTCCTGA
- a CDS encoding amino acid ABC transporter ATP-binding protein yields MSEAIKQPVSPEGIIQMQGVNKWYGQFHVLKDINLNVKQGERIVLCGPSGSGKSTTIRCLNRLEEHQQGRIVVDGVELTNDLKQIEAIRREVGMVFQHFNLFPHLTILQNCTLAPMWVRKMPKRKAEEIAMHYLERVRIPEQAHKFPGQLSGGQQQRVAIARALCMKPKIMLFDEPTSALDPEMVKEVLDTMIGLAEDGMTMLCVTHEMGFARTVANRVIFMDKGEIVEQAAPNDFFDNPQNDRTKLFLSQILH; encoded by the coding sequence ATGAGCGAAGCGATCAAACAGCCTGTGAGCCCTGAAGGCATTATTCAGATGCAGGGTGTAAACAAGTGGTACGGCCAGTTCCACGTGTTGAAAGACATCAACCTGAACGTCAAGCAGGGCGAGCGTATCGTCCTGTGCGGCCCGTCGGGTTCCGGCAAATCCACCACCATCCGTTGCCTTAATCGCCTGGAAGAACACCAGCAGGGTCGCATCGTGGTCGATGGCGTGGAACTGACCAACGACCTCAAGCAGATCGAAGCGATCCGCCGTGAAGTCGGCATGGTGTTCCAGCACTTCAACCTGTTCCCGCACCTGACCATCCTGCAGAACTGCACGTTGGCGCCGATGTGGGTGCGCAAGATGCCGAAACGCAAGGCCGAAGAAATCGCCATGCACTACCTGGAACGCGTACGCATTCCGGAGCAGGCGCATAAATTCCCGGGGCAACTGTCCGGCGGTCAGCAACAGCGTGTGGCGATTGCCCGTGCGCTGTGCATGAAACCGAAAATCATGCTGTTCGACGAACCGACTTCGGCACTCGACCCTGAGATGGTGAAAGAGGTGTTGGACACCATGATCGGCCTGGCCGAAGACGGCATGACCATGCTTTGCGTAACCCACGAAATGGGCTTCGCTCGTACCGTGGCGAATCGCGTGATCTTCATGGACAAAGGGGAGATTGTTGAGCAGGCAGCGCCGAACGACTTCTTCGATAATCCGCAGAATGATCGGACCAAGTTGTTCTTGAGCCAGATTTTGCATTGA